The proteins below are encoded in one region of Apium graveolens cultivar Ventura chromosome 4, ASM990537v1, whole genome shotgun sequence:
- the LOC141718952 gene encoding uncharacterized protein LOC141718952 isoform X2, with protein sequence MELDQLFRNASAWRIDTRTCNHLTWVFSVKPSRCGKQHMVTCLIETRYLHNVVEEAKIEKGEGMELDQLFRCVENRHPDLQPFDMGILGEVFKMRETTYGDLSYAEKGTGRKMYDLNGDFVVNKKHVKREIRDKDKSMVHTRRHHQKDSGTRKDDGKTSQGHHHIDPDNLQKLPDKRKFGVDDFSSVQRHQKTKVKLASAHGLHFSLAEELKGQENRHVKEKKLDSQKASNL encoded by the exons ATGGAACTGGATCAACTTTTCCGGAATGCATCTGCGTGGAGAATAGACACCCGGACTTGCAACCATTTGACATGGGTATTCTCGGTGAAGCCTTCAAGATGCGGGAAACAACATATGGTGACCTGTCTTAT AGAGACTCGATATCTTCACAATGTCGTTGAAGAAGCAAAAATCGAGAAAGGTGAAGGGATGGAACTGGATCAACTTTTCCGGTGCGTGGAGAATAGACACCCGGACTTGCAACCATTTGACATGGGTATTCTCGGTGAAGTCTTCAAGATGCGGGAAACAACATATGGTGACCTGTCTTAT GCTGAGAAAGGAACTGGTAGAAAGATGTATGATTTGAATGGTGACTTCGTAGTCAACAAAAAACATGTGAAACGCGAAATTAGAGACAAGGACAAGAGTATGGTTCATACACGCAGACACCATCAAAAGGACAGTGGTACTAGAAAAGATGATGGGAAAACTAGTCAAGGCCATCATCATATTGATCCCGACAATCTGCAGAAACTACCAGACAAG AGGAAGTTTGGAGTTGATGATTTTTCTAGTGTCCAGAGACACCAGAAGACCAAGGTAAAATTAGCTAGTGCTCATGGCCTACACTTTTCTTTAG CTGAAGAACTTAAAGGTCAAGAAAATCGGCATGTTAAGGAAAAGAAACTAGATTCTCAA AAAGCTTCTAATCTCTGA
- the LOC141718952 gene encoding uncharacterized protein LOC141718952 isoform X3 has protein sequence MELDQLFRNASAWRIDTRTCNHLTWVFSVKPSRCGKQHMVTCLIETRYLHNVVEEAKIEKGEGMELDQLFRCVENRHPDLQPFDMGILGEVFKMRETTYGDLSYAEKGTGRKMYDLNGDFVVNKKHVKREIRDKDKSMVHTRRHHQKDSGTRKDDGKTSQGHHHIDPDNLQKLPDKRKFGVDDFSSVQRHQKTKLKNLKVKKIGMLRKRN, from the exons ATGGAACTGGATCAACTTTTCCGGAATGCATCTGCGTGGAGAATAGACACCCGGACTTGCAACCATTTGACATGGGTATTCTCGGTGAAGCCTTCAAGATGCGGGAAACAACATATGGTGACCTGTCTTAT AGAGACTCGATATCTTCACAATGTCGTTGAAGAAGCAAAAATCGAGAAAGGTGAAGGGATGGAACTGGATCAACTTTTCCGGTGCGTGGAGAATAGACACCCGGACTTGCAACCATTTGACATGGGTATTCTCGGTGAAGTCTTCAAGATGCGGGAAACAACATATGGTGACCTGTCTTAT GCTGAGAAAGGAACTGGTAGAAAGATGTATGATTTGAATGGTGACTTCGTAGTCAACAAAAAACATGTGAAACGCGAAATTAGAGACAAGGACAAGAGTATGGTTCATACACGCAGACACCATCAAAAGGACAGTGGTACTAGAAAAGATGATGGGAAAACTAGTCAAGGCCATCATCATATTGATCCCGACAATCTGCAGAAACTACCAGACAAG AGGAAGTTTGGAGTTGATGATTTTTCTAGTGTCCAGAGACACCAGAAGACCAAG CTGAAGAACTTAAAGGTCAAGAAAATCGGCATGTTAAGGAAAAGAAACTAG
- the LOC141718952 gene encoding uncharacterized protein LOC141718952 isoform X4, whose amino-acid sequence MELDQLFRNASAWRIDTRTCNHLTWVFSVKPSRCGKQHMVTCLIETRYLHNVVEEAKIEKGEGMELDQLFRCVENRHPDLQPFDMGILGEVFKMRETTYGDLSYAEKGTGRKMYDLNGDFVVNKKHVKREIRDKDKSMVHTRRHHQKDSGTRKDDGKTSQGHHHIDPDNLQKLPDKLILHKFLNYYRGSLELMIFLVSRDTRRPS is encoded by the exons ATGGAACTGGATCAACTTTTCCGGAATGCATCTGCGTGGAGAATAGACACCCGGACTTGCAACCATTTGACATGGGTATTCTCGGTGAAGCCTTCAAGATGCGGGAAACAACATATGGTGACCTGTCTTAT AGAGACTCGATATCTTCACAATGTCGTTGAAGAAGCAAAAATCGAGAAAGGTGAAGGGATGGAACTGGATCAACTTTTCCGGTGCGTGGAGAATAGACACCCGGACTTGCAACCATTTGACATGGGTATTCTCGGTGAAGTCTTCAAGATGCGGGAAACAACATATGGTGACCTGTCTTAT GCTGAGAAAGGAACTGGTAGAAAGATGTATGATTTGAATGGTGACTTCGTAGTCAACAAAAAACATGTGAAACGCGAAATTAGAGACAAGGACAAGAGTATGGTTCATACACGCAGACACCATCAAAAGGACAGTGGTACTAGAAAAGATGATGGGAAAACTAGTCAAGGCCATCATCATATTGATCCCGACAATCTGCAGAAACTACCAGACAAG CTAATACTACACAAGTTTCTCAACTACTACAGAGGAAGTTTGGAGTTGATGATTTTTCTAGTGTCCAGAGACACCAGAAGACCAAG CTGA
- the LOC141718952 gene encoding uncharacterized protein LOC141718952 isoform X1: MELDQLFRNASAWRIDTRTCNHLTWVFSVKPSRCGKQHMVTCLIETRYLHNVVEEAKIEKGEGMELDQLFRCVENRHPDLQPFDMGILGEVFKMRETTYGDLSYAEKGTGRKMYDLNGDFVVNKKHVKREIRDKDKSMVHTRRHHQKDSGTRKDDGKTSQGHHHIDPDNLQKLPDKRKFGVDDFSSVQRHQKTKVKLASAHGLHFSLAEELKGQENRHVKEKKLDSQVSSNLISIV, translated from the exons ATGGAACTGGATCAACTTTTCCGGAATGCATCTGCGTGGAGAATAGACACCCGGACTTGCAACCATTTGACATGGGTATTCTCGGTGAAGCCTTCAAGATGCGGGAAACAACATATGGTGACCTGTCTTAT AGAGACTCGATATCTTCACAATGTCGTTGAAGAAGCAAAAATCGAGAAAGGTGAAGGGATGGAACTGGATCAACTTTTCCGGTGCGTGGAGAATAGACACCCGGACTTGCAACCATTTGACATGGGTATTCTCGGTGAAGTCTTCAAGATGCGGGAAACAACATATGGTGACCTGTCTTAT GCTGAGAAAGGAACTGGTAGAAAGATGTATGATTTGAATGGTGACTTCGTAGTCAACAAAAAACATGTGAAACGCGAAATTAGAGACAAGGACAAGAGTATGGTTCATACACGCAGACACCATCAAAAGGACAGTGGTACTAGAAAAGATGATGGGAAAACTAGTCAAGGCCATCATCATATTGATCCCGACAATCTGCAGAAACTACCAGACAAG AGGAAGTTTGGAGTTGATGATTTTTCTAGTGTCCAGAGACACCAGAAGACCAAGGTAAAATTAGCTAGTGCTCATGGCCTACACTTTTCTTTAG CTGAAGAACTTAAAGGTCAAGAAAATCGGCATGTTAAGGAAAAGAAACTAGATTCTCAAGTATCTTCTAATCTCATATCTATCGTTTAA
- the LOC141718850 gene encoding uncharacterized protein LOC141718850, with protein MKNTYDSGHRELSFAVGDWVWLRLQPYRQLTIARKKYHKLLPKYFGPFKITATIGPVAYKLELPAGSRIHDVFHVSLLKEYKGPPPEVVTNLPPVVDGKSLPTPHTVIRSKFNRGQRELLVHWTGCSSEDATWEPFEHFQAAYPLPRI; from the coding sequence ATGAAAAACACTTATGATTCTGGTCATCGGGAGTTGAGTTTTGCAGTTGGAGATTGGGTCTGGCTTCGCCTTCAGCCATATCGTCAGTTAACAATAGCACGAAAAAAGTATCATAAACTCCTTCCAAAATATTTTGGCCCTTTTAAAATTACAGCCACCATAGGACCTGTGGCTTACAAACTTGAGCTTCCAGCTGGTAGTAGAATACACGATGTGTTCCATGTGTCTCTTCTCAAAGAGTACAAGGGTCCTCCTCCGGAAGTTGTGACTAATTTACCTCCTGTAGTTGATGGGAAAAGTTTGCCAACACCCCATACTGTTATCCGTAGCAAGTTTAATAGGGGCCAACGTGAGCTGCTAGTACATTGGACAGGTTGTTCCAGCGAAGATGCAACATGGGAGCCATTTGAACACTTCCAAGCAGCCTACCCCCTACCCAGAATTTAA
- the LOC141718952 gene encoding uncharacterized protein LOC141718952 isoform X5 has translation MELDQLFRNASAWRIDTRTCNHLTWVFSVKPSRCGKQHMVTCLIETRYLHNVVEEAKIEKGEGMELDQLFRCVENRHPDLQPFDMGILGEVFKMRETTYGDLSYAEKGTGRKMYDLNGDFVVNKKHVKREIRDKDKSMVHTRRHHQKDSGTRKDDGKTSQGHHHIDPDNLQKLPDKLKNLKVKKIGMLRKRN, from the exons ATGGAACTGGATCAACTTTTCCGGAATGCATCTGCGTGGAGAATAGACACCCGGACTTGCAACCATTTGACATGGGTATTCTCGGTGAAGCCTTCAAGATGCGGGAAACAACATATGGTGACCTGTCTTAT AGAGACTCGATATCTTCACAATGTCGTTGAAGAAGCAAAAATCGAGAAAGGTGAAGGGATGGAACTGGATCAACTTTTCCGGTGCGTGGAGAATAGACACCCGGACTTGCAACCATTTGACATGGGTATTCTCGGTGAAGTCTTCAAGATGCGGGAAACAACATATGGTGACCTGTCTTAT GCTGAGAAAGGAACTGGTAGAAAGATGTATGATTTGAATGGTGACTTCGTAGTCAACAAAAAACATGTGAAACGCGAAATTAGAGACAAGGACAAGAGTATGGTTCATACACGCAGACACCATCAAAAGGACAGTGGTACTAGAAAAGATGATGGGAAAACTAGTCAAGGCCATCATCATATTGATCCCGACAATCTGCAGAAACTACCAGACAAG CTGAAGAACTTAAAGGTCAAGAAAATCGGCATGTTAAGGAAAAGAAACTAG